A window of the Acetobacteraceae bacterium genome harbors these coding sequences:
- the rapZ gene encoding RNase adapter RapZ, with the protein MQDSPSLPSNASPSEERQHTLILSGLSGSGKSSILAMLEDLGYEVVDNPPLEFLDALAKHASPLRAIGLDVRSYGFKSEILLEKLQLLRQDKHACVELLYTAADEEVLMKRFTATRRRHPLSMGYKSENQEEGASLREGIKKEIALLDPVCQAADNVLDTSDLTLPVLRQLVQKSFGGNRDYKMSVTVMSFAFPHGLPREADMIFDARFLQNPYYIESLREKTGLDQDVVAHVAEDADYEEFYQEILKMMRLVLPRFAKEGKKYVTIGIGCSGGRHRSVALTERLSKDLNALMKAGLPREIDFSLAVVHRELKKQQSF; encoded by the coding sequence GGAAATCTTCTATTTTGGCGATGTTGGAGGATTTGGGCTATGAAGTTGTTGATAATCCACCTTTAGAATTCTTAGATGCGCTGGCAAAGCATGCCAGCCCTTTAAGGGCGATTGGTTTAGATGTCCGTTCTTATGGGTTTAAATCCGAAATTTTGCTTGAGAAGTTACAGCTTTTAAGACAGGACAAGCATGCCTGCGTTGAGTTGTTATATACGGCAGCCGATGAAGAAGTTTTAATGAAACGTTTCACGGCGACACGTCGCCGTCATCCTCTTTCGATGGGGTATAAAAGTGAAAATCAGGAAGAGGGCGCTTCTCTGAGGGAAGGCATTAAAAAGGAAATTGCGCTTTTAGATCCTGTTTGCCAAGCGGCGGATAATGTTTTGGATACGTCTGATTTAACGCTTCCTGTTTTGCGTCAGCTGGTTCAGAAGAGTTTTGGCGGTAATAGAGATTATAAAATGAGTGTCACGGTCATGTCTTTTGCGTTTCCGCATGGACTTCCGAGAGAAGCAGATATGATTTTTGATGCCCGTTTTTTACAAAATCCTTATTATATTGAATCCTTGCGAGAAAAAACGGGATTAGATCAAGACGTTGTGGCACATGTTGCTGAAGATGCGGATTATGAAGAATTTTATCAGGAAATTCTTAAAATGATGCGTCTCGTTTTGCCCCGTTTTGCGAAAGAGGGGAAAAAATATGTCACCATTGGCATTGGATGTAGTGGCGGACGGCATCGCTCTGTTGCGCTGACGGAGCGGCTAAGCAAAGATTTAAATGCTCTAATGAAAGCGGGCTTGCCAAGGGAAATCGATTTTTCATTGGCGGTTGTGCATCGGGAATTAAAAAAACAGCAGTCTTTTTAG